TATTTTTATAAGGCTTATTCTTTGTGCTTTTGATGACAATGAtgaagggtaaaaaaaaacaccaccatTCGAGTCTGAGAGGAGGAACTCTACATAAACACCATGAGGCTCTAGTTTGACTGAGCCTGACTCGTCCTCTTCTCCAGTTTGATCCAGATGCCCTTCTCTGGTCGGAGGATCAGCTCGCCGATCGGCTGAAGATCCTCTCGTTTCTGACAAGCTTCCACGCTGAAGCGCCGCAGAATGGATGACAAAACCACCTTCTCCTCCATAATTGCAAAACGCTGACCTGAggacacaaacattaaacagcCTCTCTCAAATCAAAGTATGTatagaaatatgtattttatttttgaccaATCTTTATTAAGAGCATGGTCTTTTAGTTTGAGAAGAGGAGTTATTGATTTCAAGTTCAGATTGTGaaatgctttcactcaaaaccctgcaaTCACACTCACATAGGCCCTTCTTGTGCTtggatttgctctgcttgtgctctaATTGTGCGCATGCACtcagatatttagttttttatctttAGCGTGGCTTTATTTGAAATTATATTTCTATTCTATTGTCTATTCTAgtttcttgaaaagctctacaCGAATAAAAATGtactattatgttttcatctgagtgcaagtttgagcacaagcagaagcAAATCTAAGTATAAGCAGGGGCTATTTGAGTGTGAGCACAGGGTCTTGAGTGAcagcattaaaaaaatctaaacgtGGAATCAACAAGTCCCactctcaaactgaaagtcCTTGCTCATGAatagagaaaaaaattataatatcaaGAATCAAAACAAAGGCAGTTACTTAGTAAATAACTCTTTCATCTTCTTACCGATACAGTTGCGGAGTCCAGCGGAGAAGGGGATGTACGCGTATGGAGGCCGTCCGACCGAATTCTCAGGCAGGAAGCGCTCGGGCCTGAACTCCTCGGGTTCGGGGAAGTATCGCGGGTCTCGGTGAAGAGCGTACGTGACGATGATTGCGTTGGCACCTTGGGGAATCTTGAAGCCATCtacaagtaaaaacaaaacgtgATTAAGAAAACTGACGTAAGATGTCCAAATACGAGAGGAAGGAATTAATTTTTAAATCCTATTTTTCATAAACTTCAGTAAAGTTTTTGTTAAGGATGCTATGAAACATTGTAATCACAAAATTAGTtgctgtgtggggggggggaatgtttcAAGTAATGACGCCATATGATTTCACAGAAACTGAGCCCTTAAACTTTACTTCAGAGATATAACAGCCACTGAATTGTGTAGgatgaattttttttaagaatacagattcaaaataaaagacacaaatattgtccACGTTGACATATCAACAAAACAAGTAtagaaacacagattttttttttttcaatgatttcaTCTGAGCTCGGGCGTTCCAAACTCACCATTTCTTTTCAGACTAAATTCTCAAATTACTTTTTAACCAAATAATTTCAACAAGAACTGGCTTTCCATCAACAAACTCACAATGCTCAGCTACcaaattacattttgaaatccacattatattatttatttcataaacagcatgaaataaataatataacaaaTGAAAGTTTCATAGTGATACTCACTGATGTGGCAGTCCTCACAGATGCGCCGGGCGAAGAAAGGCACAGAGGGAAACAGTCGCAGGGCCTCCTTGATCACACACTCCAGGTATTTCAGCTTCTTCAGGTCCTCGGCGTTCGCGGCCCGCTCAGATGTACCTTTGCACATTAAACAGGAAATACTGTTAAagtgcaatatatatatatataaacaaaacaaagtcagACAGCTGTTAATTACTTTAAGCTCAAGTTTCCTGTTCTTGACCTTTCTCCTACTTTAATGTGCTCTTGCCTCCAAGATAGATAAGAGTATAGAAGTACTACACCCTATGTATATATTGTGTTGAGGTGATAAGACCCAAGTTCAAGGGCAGTAATCTAAAGTGCATGGTGCAGGGGCATCAAACCCACTTTCACCAGTTTAACAATAGAGTTTTCCAAGTGGTCGAAAAGTCGAGGGTGTGTAACATTCAGTGGACCAATCAGAGCGCCTTATTCCATTCCCTTTATGACCCAAGCGTGCATGCACCCGATTGCTAGAGAGAAAACGACATGTAACCGCCTATAGGCATGTGACACTCtctagataataaataataagcaGTAAAATACAGCGCTGTTTATAACAATTTTTAAGGCGAGTTTACAAATAATTTAAAGTCAAGGGGAAAATTCATTTAAGTAAGTTGATTGTACTTTCAGATAaactaatgatttatttttggaTCAGTCTGGAAGTAGCAAAGACAATAGCATCTACTGTAACTCTACACCGCTTCGCATCAGTGTAATATTAGGCCACATCACTGCAGTCAGTTTTATAGCTTTTCTTGGAGGAACTAAATTCTCAAGCTGTTATGGGGAAAAGGCCAAAGCTTGCCTCATGGAAAATGTTCTGATAAATCTACAGAGGAGTGGAAGCAATTCATTTTTTCTTGACATGTTTTATAGAGCTATTATCCCAGTGTGAAAAAATCCCTTAACCTGTACAGAGCAAAGGAGACCAAAGGCCTCCGGgcaggaaaacacaaatgatgtCATGAAGAAGATGTAACTGTTACCGAACACTTCCTGCAGCTCTTGCTGAACTTTGCTGAGCGCCTCAGGGTGGGAGCCCAGCAGATGTAGGCACCAGTTCATGGAGGCGGCTGTGGTGTCATGACCCTGCAAAAATAAAGATAGAACGAGTTACAGCCTTGTCATGTTATCACGTCATGAAGATGTCGTGGTCATTACATAAACAACGAATCCACATGTCAAACAGATGATAATATATCCATCTGGAGTTTCAGGTTCTGCATTCACACTCATTTGATCATTTTGACGTTGTATTTTGATCGTGCAAGATATTAATTGGTGCACctgaaatacttttttctcCAGTTTCCTTTGTGACCACTGACCTCGAACATGAAGGTGTCCACTTCCTCTTGAATGTCCTGGTGGCTCATCTTGTTACCGTCCTCATCTTCGGTCTTCAAGAGCATGTCCAAGAAAGCCTGGCGTTTCTTTTTGCCGTTCTCAGGTTTGCTGTCTGGCTCGGCCGAGGAAATGTTCTCTGCTCTTTCATGGATCACCTGAGAAGAGAATTCAACAAAGCGTTATTCTGATATTGTTCAtctacagaaataaaaaaagaatgtcaacCCATTATTCCATTACTCACTTTGTTTGTAAAAGAGTGCAGAATCTTGAGATTCTTGTCGTGCTCCCGACCTTCACCAAAGAAGTTGTACACAATGTCCGACCAGAACCAAGGCTTCCTCTGTCTGCGGCTGACGACGTCACTCATTCTGAATGTGCACCCAAGAAGGTCATGTTAAAGATGACAGATATTAAAGCAAAGTATCAGATAATTTATGAATTAGAACGGAAATGAAAACCACTCACTTGTACACACTTTCAACATATTCTGAATTCGAGTTGCTCTGGGCGTAGATTTTCTTTCCCATTGCAGTTTCTGAAATAACATTGTTGAAAGAAAAGGACAAATCCAGCTTAAGATCCTTGTCCTTTCTCGTTAATACGCTTTATACGAGGTTAAAGGACAATTCAATAAGTTCATTTTCCGTCCACCCACCACAGATAATGTCCAGAGCGCAGAGAGTGACGTGGCTGAAGCAGTTGAAGGAGCCTTTCCCGGCCtgtttctccagcttctccacCAGGACCTCCGCCTGCTCGTTCATCACCTCCAAGAAGTCTGTCAGGATGGAGAAGTGGAAGGTGGGCGTCAGCATCTTCCGCCGCTGACGCCACTTCTTCCCGGTGCTGAAAGGAAGAGGACAACAGATCAAAATGGGTTTGAGGTTTGAGAGAGAACACAAGGAACATTGGATATATTCCTCGTAAAAAACTGCAAAAAGATGCGAGAAGGCCAAATTAACTTAATGAATTTagtgaaatgaaatgtgaacattgcagagaataatttataatttctTAGTGACCTCAGTTAAGGGATAATTTTCAAGTATTAAACTTGTAAACCTGAACATGAGCAGAATATCTCATCTTCTTCAACATTGTTAGGTACATACCTGGTAAGAAGGCCAGTTCCAAGCCAAGGGTGGAGGAATTCATATATATAAGCTTTTTCCATATGGGTTGAGTTATTCAGGAGTGTCTACaaacaaaatgtcatattttaatTGGGAAAACATATAGCACAAGATCAGGAAAATGTATATTACTGTCGTTATTACAGTTGGGCCATTCAATAGATGTATTCATAGTTACTTATCAACCATATCTTAGAGTGTAGCCATTGATTGCTTCCTTTAAGTCAATACATGGGGAGGTTGGGTTTTACTACTGGAATACTCAGTTGTAGCAGTTATGAACAATACAGTGGCTGCAGGCTGAGCATCAGCAGAGCTCCAAATTCAACAAGGTGACAAGTTGTCATTTAACGTGTGAGTTGttgacatcctctgcccatGACACTCGACTAATGTGATgagaaagtataaaaaaaatggaaaacactACTCAGGACGGACAGAGGTGCAACAGAAGCTGCGTGtaacagcacatcaacaaaacatCTATATTAAAAGACAGTGTCTAACATGAATGGGCAGGTGTATCATCGTTTAAAGCTTATTATAACCCCCAAAAAGTGACATATTTAGAGAAATATAAGATAAGGCGTGTGGACCACTGTACAAACCATGTGGTGGATCATCATACCTCAACAGTGTTCGCGTGATACAGGATCACGAACGGCACCGGGCCGATCCAGATCTTGAACAGAGGTTTGTCATAGAAATCACGGGTGAATTCCTCAATTTGGCGGAAGAACTCTGAAACAGAAAAACTATTGTGAACCTGAAGAAAGGGAGCATTCCAACACCGTTATGTAACTGGGCCTAATGGTCTAGCTGCCCAGCAACCAGTGCAGCCAGGCTCCTGTAGCAGCATGCTGATCGTTCTCTTACCTCCCGAACTGGATTTCAACTCCAGTGCGTTTCCGATGAAGGGGTACGTGGCCGGCAACTCGGGGATCGGCTTCATCTCGATCCATTTGTGCAGGTAACCGCTGAGCAGCTTGTAGGTGATGTAGGTGAGAGCAGCCAGGAAGACGCTGACTCCCACTAAGGGAATCATGGAGCCACCAAGTAAGGCTGCCATTCTCCAGCAGTGTATACGAACagattatgtgtatgtgtgtgtatgtgtgcatgtgtcctgTTGTGCCCTGCCTTCTTTATATAGAGGCAGTGACGCGTTGTGCTGCCTCtactcctccttccctctgatGCAAATTCAATGAAAGCTCAACAGGGTCAAGGGAAGCCCCCGCCTTCACTGCCCTGTATGGCGCCAACACAGTTTAGACAATGTTGCAGTGTGTTGAAAATGGGAATAGGAGACACGTTGCATCAGCGATAGGAGAGAGATCAAAAAGAAGAAGCTCCTCAAATGTGCAAAATCAtaagtggaatgtaaatattGTCTCAAATTATGCAACAGAGATGTTAattattcaccacatttcaGAGGAGCTGCCCTCGCACAGCCTCTGTCCCACTtattctgcctgtgtgtgtttttctttttcccaggTCAACATCCACTCAAGTCACATCTAACCTGATAAGTTACTGAGTAGCAGCCTTATCTCAGCTTTTGGCCAATCGAATTTATTTTATACTTTGAACAGGTTTCACAACAGTTATTAGAAATAACAATATTATAGAAGTTTGGggttattttttgttgttttactaTTTATTATTCCTAAAGTTATTATCATTTCACATGTATACTCAATGATGACCTCCGCCaaggtggttatgttttcacccctgtacttcggtgtggatccggatcagTGGGCAGATCCAGCAGTGGTTTTATCACTTTCTTGTGCAGattgaaataaaaatgcagATATAGtgaatttaagttttgtggtttcacaaggggactgttgagccttgggCAGTGGTATGTACTTTCTGAGAGCCATTCCAGTTGAGCACTCATTTACTGTCTATACGTTCAATATGTCATTCCAATGATGTACATAAAACAAATCTGATGATgtataattattgtttttcagcTGTCTCCTCGTTTTGAGGCCATGGGACGTCTGTGGTCCTGCAACACTGACCTGATGATACACCATCACTTCACCACCACAAACCATCAGGGTCGTTGGAGGTTTTAAGGCCATGTgctctcatgtatttttttgtatttttagtcGTTTATTTAGTGTTATTGAGTGTAAAAGACTTAAACATTTAGACTATAGcatgtttaaatatgaaaacgtgtagaaatagaaaatagaaaatcaaattaaatgatgACAACGCTATTCTCTGTAAAGAGTATTTTTGTCAGAACACTTCCAAGTTTTATTTAGTATTTGTACAGGAATGCTGTAGTTTCTCACTacaaccactagatgtcagaaTGACAATATTTAATCTGACTGAAGCAGACGATACCGCTCAGATTATAAAACTTTCAATGagtattttaatttattaaggTGCCATTGACTTTTattcaaagaagaaaacacttccTGTACCGGTGGTACTCCCCCTGTTcgagatattttttttaataaattatttacattacattgagcttgtttaaaaacaattctggagaacatttcattttgcttttagtatTTTCCTTGAACAAgcaaatattaatacaaaaaaacaccaaacaccAAATGTTATCATATatagtatatgtatatatcatatatacagtgtgtatatatacatatactatATCTGTCTTAATGACAACTACTCCATACATaattaaaaaaggacaaaataatGAGCAACTTTCAGCAATTGGATATAACCGGACAAACTTATTATTGTCTATTAAAGCAAAACGGTCAGTCCCTAAATCTGTTGGTCATGCCAAGTGCTATGAGGAGTTTCTGGCGAAAGGCCGGCACCCTGTCCTTATCCTCGGGCCAATCCAGGATACAACACGGTCGCAACATGCCCCTGCGGAGGTAGAGTGTGCGGGATAACTTGTAGtcgtgcacatcctgcaggaaGACCAGAACCACAGAGTCCCTGCTGGCCTCAATCACCTGGTGCAGTGCTTGTTGGGCTTTGAATCTGGGGAGGACAGAAGTGGGTGGGGATGCAGAGGGACAAATATGAGAGCTTACTCTGATGCAAATATACAGCActaatacaaaattaaagaaaatgtattaaatcaaAGTTTGCTTTACTGTCTACACCAGGGATCCCTGAGAAGACTTTCAGTGACGACAAACACGATTTTCCTGGACCTCTTCATGTTCTCCATGATGGACTGGAGCACCGACACCCCAGCGACTGCATCTCGATCCTCCAAATAAAACTTGCAGTTTTCATTCTCCAGGGGGACCATCTCCCTCTCCACCCATCTGGTGTCCCTCTCCGCATGTATGATGTAAGCGTCAAACTCAAATTCCCTGCCCTCTTCGACACTGGCATTGCTAAATCCCAACGTGCGACTGACCAGTACGTTCCAGTAAAACTGAATCCTCCAGCCGTGGAACCGCACCAACAGGGCTGTTACCATAAGCATCAAGACAGTGGTGCTGCTCAGTAGGTAAAGAGCATAAAATGGGGTGTTGTCTCTGCAGGAGAGGGTGTCAAAGTGCATGATTGAGTGTTTAAAGTACGCGAGTGGAGTGTTGCACATATACTGGTCGCTGAGGTCTGGCACACTGGTCGTGTTTGTGCTGTTCAACCATGTCACAAACCACAGGATGCTCTCACACGTGCAGTCAAAGGGATTTTTGTCCATGACGAGTAGGCTGAGTTTTCTCATGGGAGTTCTGAACACTTCAGGCTTCACAGCTGTGATCATGTTCTTCTGTAAACGCAAGATCTGCAGGGACTTCAGATCGTCGAACACAGAGTCCTTGAGACTGTCGAGGAGGTTGTTTGAGAGGCTTAGCTCCCTGAGGTTTGTCAAACCTCTCAGCGCCTCCTGTGGGATCTCATCCAGCCCGTTGTTGTCCATCCATAAGGTCGTCAACATCTCTGCCCCTTTAAGATACAACACCGGCCCACCTGGGTTGGCGTCCTTCCACAACCGCGCCAAGTTGTTGTGTTGGAGCTTCAGCACCTTCAGGTTCCCAAGGCCCTTTAACATACTCTCTCTGATGTTCGCGATGTTGTTGTTACTGAGATCCAGGTAGGTGAGGTTGGACAGGGACTGGAATGGCGATGGATCCAGGTTCAAGGTTGTGCTGTTCAGACTTTTCCCCAAAGTCAGGACCCTCAGATTGGGCACATTGATGAAGGAGGCGGAGTTCAGCTGGATTTTCCAGTGGTTGTTGGACAAGTGAATCTCCTGAATCTGACCCAAGCCTTCAAACTCTTTTCCATTGAGAGTTTGTTGTATGAAATTAAAATCTAGAAGAAGAGTGGTGAGGTTTCTCAAAACGGAGAAGCTTCTAGGATTTATGTGTGCCATAGCTGTTGCTGTGAGATTTAGTCTTCTGAGAGGCGATCCGGCAAGTGACAATAAGGTTTTGTCTGAGATACTTCGGAGCGATATGCAACTACACCAGCTCATATCAAGCTCTTTAAGACTCGTCAAGCCTGTAAACGTGTGTTCTGTGATTTCGCGAAGTGCAGTGTGCTGTAACATTAAACTCTCCAGGGCGCTTAACATTTGGAAAGAGAAATCGTCGATTATCGGGGTGGCAGAGGCTTGACTTTTCACCAGGGCTTTTGTCATTGTGAGTTTTGTCAAACTCTTTAGCCCCTGAAACGTGGCCTTTGTCACGTGCTTGATCTTGTTGTCGGTCAAAACTAGAGCCTGAAGTCTGGGGAGCCACCGAAACGTTCCTTCCTCTATTTTACCCAAGCTGTTCTGGGACAGATCCAGAAAGGTTAGATTTGCTTTCTGCAGCCCTTCAAAGGTCATGTTTGGGAGTGTGACCAGATTCATCTTCTGTAGAGACAAGGCATCGATGGATGTCGCCGACAGCTCCGAGCAGAGTTTGGAAAGAACATGAACGCCCATTTTGCTCCCATCCAGGATTAAAGTATGCAGCCCTGAAATGGACTGAAGGCAACCAGGCTCCAactgcaggaaaacaaaacagagatctTGCGGTGAGACgaaaaaagggaaacaaaacacaccACTGAAACCAAGGCGCTACAACAAGTCTACTTCTGGTTTGGACAGCTCAATTTCATTTCCCATTTCCAGGCTAGTTTCTTACCGTCTTCAGAGGCACGGACGAGAGATTGAGGACTTGGAGAAGGGCTGAATTTTCAAGGAAAGAGAAGTCGTCTTTCTTCAGTGCGGTGAAGTCGTTGAACGCCAGATTGAGCGTCACCAGGTTGGGCAGCTGAGGCTGAGAGCTGAGCTTGGCCGACACCAGTTTGTTCATGGAAACATCAAGAGATTTCAGATTCTGAAAGGTGAATAAAGACAAAACAGTTACTGAACTGAATTGAATCCCCGAAAAGTGACCCATTGGTGTTATGGAACCTGTACCTTTAGTGCGGAGAAGGGCTCCCCCTGTAGCTTGAGCCTATTACTCGCCATATTCAACCATATCAGGCTCGTACAGTGACTCAGATCCGCCTCCTTCAGCAGGTGCACTTCGTTGTGTTTGGTGTTCAGCGTCTGCAGGAGCGGCAGCGTCTGGCACAAACCCTCGTCCAGCTTGGTGACACTGTTGTAGCTGACGTCGAGGTGGAGGAGCCCCTGGTAGGGGCTGAGGGACGCAGGGGGAATCTTCAACAGTCGGTTGTGGGACATGTCCAGGCTGGAGATGTTCCCCGGCAGGTAAGGAGGGATGGCACTGAGGCTGAGGTGGCTGCAGTCCGCTCTGCCGTCTTGCACTTGGCAGGACGTCTTCTTCTGATAGGCCAAGCAATGCTGCGGCCTCGTCAGAAAATAGCATCCGATGACGATCCATGTGAAGTGGAGGGAACGAGGGGAACACATTGCTTCAAAAACCTATGGAAAGAATAGAGTCAAATCTCAAGACAGCACAATATGAACAATCAAGACATTGTCCTATCTTAAAGTGAatcactgtaaaaacaaaagtttgaaataacTCGACTTAGTCTGATTTCTAGTGAACAAAGTATATTGAATGGCTTTGTGACTCAGCTAAATATTTGCCACCTCTCATCTTTCTTCATGTGACATCCTACAGGTGGATTGAAATGGGTGGATTGATACAGGTGGATTGAAATGATGTGATATGTCTGATTGAATATAGTATAATAATGGCACGTCTATATTAGAGAGGTTTGCATTGGAATCGGATCTGATGTTTTTGCAAATGATCGGTCCAAACCTGACCCGACCAGGCTTCATGAAGACAAATCAgaacaaacaataataatttggCACAACTGTAGGAGATATTTCTTCGTAACATATTATTTGATGTGGCCTAAAAATTCCCCAATAAACCTAATGCAGTAAGTTGCTGTGCAATTTTGAGTTTCCCGAACCTTCTAATTTCTGCAGTGTGTGGCAAACATGCTATTAAACAGTGAGCAGAGACAAAACACCACGAGACAATATGATGTGAATCCAGTATTCACTCTTCTTTcagctcattttttttttagattagattagattagattaaactttattgtcattgcacagtacaagtacaacgAAATGCACTCTGAACCGACTCCAACCCACAGAGGGATATCCGGCTTTATAGCAACGACAAGCTCGGCTCACCTGCTAGTCTGCTGTTTGCTGCTGGTCTGGTTATTCAGGTTCACTAAATCTCCTGGCTGCATCATCTGACACTTTACACACTGACTTCCTTTATTAGTGAGGTGCAACTTTAATATGCAGCAATGTCAATTTAAATTCCAAAGacttatcattattataattatgacaCAGAATATATCGTTACAATAGGATAGTGATAGCACATAATCACCTCAATTTTGTACACACTATGACTGGGTTATATTTAGTGCCTGCAGATTTCTTACCCAATGTTCCCTCTGCATATTGCATCAATGCTTCATAGACTTCAAATAGGGACTCATGTATTTCCAGCTTCAATAACTCTGCTGCTGGTCATTGAGGAAGAGTCTCAGCTGCTTGTGAAGCTAACCGCAGCAGAACAGGAATATAAGGAAATGAGGCAGTGGACGCTCCGGTTTCACTTCCACATCAGGAGAAAGCTGGAGAATCATTAACTGTTTCATGTAAGAGGCTCAGAAGGCTTTTGGGAAGTCAGAATAAAATCCATACTAGACAGGAAGCGTTGTAATGAAGttgttatttaatgttattAAACACGCATACCCGTTCCTATGATCAAAATGGCTCCGGACATTAGGAGGTGGCAACACGTTGTAAACAGGCTGTGGCACATTAAGATTTGGGGATTCTACCGTAATGTATGTTATACGGGGGAAGGTTGATATCAAACCAATTACATTCTTTTATATCTGCTGTCAAAGGATTGATTTAAATTGTCAGTTTAATCATAGTAGTCTACAATGGTTGATAAAGATTTCAATACGTCAAAACATTGGGTAAATTTGTGTTTAAATCAAAGTGAAGCCTGTGTTGGACAATTACCGTAATTGTACAAATAGAGTTGCAATACATTTATGAGGAAATAGAAACTCAGTAGAGACCACGCCTCTGTCAAGGTCCAGCAGtgtcaatataaaacaaaataaaaaatcactggatccagatttttatttggttaGGCAACACATTTTTCACACTGATATTTATCAGTCTTTTGAAAAAGTCAGTAAATTAATCTCTcggaaatcatttaaaaattatACTATAGCTATACTATAGTATATTGAATTTGAGATGTTTGGAGAGCAACTATTGGTGAACAGTAGCTTCAAAACCCTGACAGTGGACAACAGCATAAATTACTCACCATTGTGTTTGAGTTTGCAATATTTTGTATTGAAATTATAGAAACGTGTCTCAAACAGTGCATCCACATAAGCAAAATGTTTTATACATTAAATACCATGTTATTATAATACTTCCACTTGGTGTGTAGTTAACTTGGGCCTGTAAGTTTCATTATATTTGCCAAAGAATATGTGGTTATTTCATTGTTTGATCAGGATCAGAACAAAGTTTGTATTTATCAGCACAGCGATATAGTACTGATTCTGTCCTGGGTGGGAACAGTGGGCTGTACCTGGTCCTTCtctctcatcatcaccacctttctgtctttttctcttggACTTGACTTCAGCCTCTTGTGCCTTTCCAAAGAAAAGTCTGTCTGAAGAAATCTCTTCATTTTAGTCTGTCTCAGTGAAGAAACACAAGTGttacacaacacagagagagaaatgaacagACGTCTCCCCTGAACGGTCCCGACTCTGGTCCGGAGGTAAAGCACGAAAGGTCAACACTACTTTACCTTGTATAGTTAAGAGAAGATGATCCACTCCATGGCCTCCACTCACTCACCCACCGctgccacatacacacacacacaagcaatggCTGTGATCATCAGACAAAGGAGCACATACTATTTTGCATAATTTATTTTTAGGCagttaaatcagttttttggggggtgtttgtgctgctgtggtTGAACTTGTCTTCAGGTCATGACGTTCCACCCATTTAGCAAAACAAGCTGCAAGTACTTCACAATGATCTGAAATATCAAGTCCTCCCATCCAAAGATTATATGCTCAAGGTTTTACCGGCTGATAAAATTCCAAAGCATAAATGAGCATGCCCATAAAGTGTAGGTGATTTATGGATCTGTAATGATCCGTGTTTAAACAATGGGCTGTAACAGATGAATAGATGAGATACGTTCAGTGTGAAATGGCTTGAGAAATGAATTCTGGAGGCCAGAAACACATGAAGTCACATCTGAGTATGAAAGTTGACTcatccaaataaaatgtgaccaGTAAGTTTTCTGTTCTAAGAAGAACAGCGGCTTTAAAACCTAATGGTTCAGAGTTTCTGTTCTTAGCAGAATAAAGAGACTGATTCACTCAcctgtgtttcctttagaaCACACTCTGCAACAATCTGCAGAAATGAGGGAATCCCCCGAAAACGCCCAGACATTGCTTCaaacgtgtatgtgtgtgtgtgtgtgtgtgtgtgtgtgtgtctgtgtgtagttcCGATatgactcatgttgtggggaacTAAATCTTTTTACACATTCACATTAAGGGACTTTTTTACGAGGACAAAAAGCCAGTCCCCATAACGTAAATCACAATTTCAAGTTGGAAGACTTGTTTTAAGGTTAGATTTAGGTctatgttagggttaggtgaaggGTGAGCATTAGTCAAGTTGTAACTAAGGTCAAGGTTAGAGTAATAGTCCATGATAGTCAATTTAATATCATTCAAAGTGTGTCTACATTTAGAGACCAACTTCAGACTAAATAAAAGTTGTTGGGCACACATTGTTTGATTAGGGACAAAGCCTCCATATTAAAACATG
This is a stretch of genomic DNA from Pleuronectes platessa chromosome 3, fPlePla1.1, whole genome shotgun sequence. It encodes these proteins:
- the LOC128437213 gene encoding cytochrome P450 4V2, whose protein sequence is MAALLGGSMIPLVGVSVFLAALTYITYKLLSGYLHKWIEMKPIPELPATYPFIGNALELKSSSGEFFRQIEEFTRDFYDKPLFKIWIGPVPFVILYHANTVETLLNNSTHMEKAYIYEFLHPWLGTGLLTSTGKKWRQRRKMLTPTFHFSILTDFLEVMNEQAEVLVEKLEKQAGKGSFNCFSHVTLCALDIICETAMGKKIYAQSNSNSEYVESVYKMSDVVSRRQRKPWFWSDIVYNFFGEGREHDKNLKILHSFTNKVIHERAENISSAEPDSKPENGKKKRQAFLDMLLKTEDEDGNKMSHQDIQEEVDTFMFEGHDTTAASMNWCLHLLGSHPEALSKVQQELQEVFGTSERAANAEDLKKLKYLECVIKEALRLFPSVPFFARRICEDCHINGFKIPQGANAIIVTYALHRDPRYFPEPEEFRPERFLPENSVGRPPYAYIPFSAGLRNCIGQRFAIMEEKVVLSSILRRFSVEACQKREDLQPIGELILRPEKGIWIKLEKRTSQAQSN